A section of the Chryseobacterium ginsenosidimutans genome encodes:
- a CDS encoding helix-turn-helix domain-containing protein, whose amino-acid sequence MKVNFYQPIDPILKKYIEGYYFMSKDECHQPFKYLTFPDNYFILSACQNVSIVQEKGWLEIHESSTENLIIDFVSQCSVPMEILYQQTINEVTVYFKPLGIYHFFEADSSADLKTKIQDSDFKEIMDRILKEPDRKTQIQMLEEYWILKFKLKDMTLAYTIASDIDSEFTIEEIAAKNNITRQYVNKISKKYLGKPASEYRKIQRFRKVLISNKKVKNLTELSYENLFYDQSHFIKDFKELTKISPKKFFENVDTEQNNIWLFI is encoded by the coding sequence ATGAAAGTCAATTTCTATCAACCGATTGATCCCATTCTCAAAAAATATATTGAAGGATATTATTTTATGTCAAAGGATGAGTGTCATCAGCCTTTTAAATATCTTACTTTTCCAGACAATTATTTTATTTTGTCAGCCTGTCAGAATGTATCTATTGTTCAGGAGAAAGGATGGCTCGAAATTCATGAATCTTCAACAGAAAACCTAATTATCGATTTTGTTTCACAATGTTCCGTTCCTATGGAAATCCTTTATCAGCAGACTATTAATGAGGTTACGGTATACTTTAAACCATTAGGAATTTATCATTTTTTTGAGGCAGATTCGAGCGCAGATTTGAAAACTAAAATTCAGGATTCAGATTTTAAAGAAATAATGGATCGTATTTTAAAAGAACCCGACAGAAAAACTCAGATACAAATGCTGGAAGAATATTGGATTTTAAAATTTAAGCTGAAAGATATGACACTCGCTTACACAATAGCTTCCGATATTGATTCTGAATTCACCATAGAAGAAATTGCCGCAAAAAATAATATTACAAGACAATATGTAAATAAAATATCTAAAAAATATTTAGGCAAACCCGCTTCGGAATACAGAAAGATCCAGAGATTCCGGAAGGTTTTGATCTCAAATAAAAAAGTAAAGAACCTTACAGAACTTTCTTATGAAAACCTTTTTTATGATCAGTCACATTTTATCAAAGATTTTAAGGAACTGACAAAAATAAGTCCCAAAAAGTTCTTTGAAAATGTAGACACTGAACAGAATAATATCTGGCTGTTTATCTAA
- a CDS encoding 5'-methylthioadenosine/S-adenosylhomocysteine nucleosidase family protein yields the protein MIKINDEHQFPIEETLFVFALDSEAGKVFNDKNKLITGIGKVNAAMELTKEIHRTKPKLIVNLGSAGSKNFHKGEVICCTKFIQRDMDVRGLGFSLYETPLSGIPPVLEYGLKKSELPEGICGSGDSFEMNHSETAYNIVDMEAYPLALIAMKENIPFLCLKYISDDAGSDAADDWAVQVHLASEAFKKILFS from the coding sequence ATGATCAAAATAAACGACGAACATCAATTTCCTATTGAAGAAACACTTTTCGTTTTTGCTTTAGATTCGGAAGCGGGAAAGGTTTTTAATGATAAAAACAAATTGATTACCGGGATCGGAAAAGTAAATGCCGCAATGGAATTAACCAAAGAAATTCATCGGACCAAACCAAAGTTAATTGTAAATCTTGGTTCGGCGGGAAGTAAAAATTTTCATAAAGGAGAGGTAATTTGCTGTACAAAATTCATCCAGAGAGATATGGATGTAAGAGGTTTGGGATTCAGCTTGTACGAAACACCACTTTCAGGAATTCCGCCAGTTTTGGAATATGGCTTAAAGAAAAGCGAACTCCCAGAAGGAATCTGCGGAAGTGGAGACAGTTTTGAGATGAATCATTCTGAGACGGCCTATAATATTGTCGATATGGAAGCTTATCCGTTAGCATTGATTGCCATGAAAGAAAATATCCCTTTTTTGTGCTTGAAATATATTTCGGACGACGCAGGAAGCGATGCGGCAGATGACTGGGCTGTACAGGTACATTTAGCATCTGAAGCTTTTAAGAAAATACTTTTTTCATAA
- a CDS encoding DsbA family oxidoreductase: MKVEIWSDVMCPFCYIGKNNFEEALKKMPFKDEVEVEWKSFQLDPTLDPKETKNTFEYFKEKKGFPEVQAQQMIGQVLQMGKGAGIDFNFEKALITNTFSAHKLVHLAKKYNKSGEMEEALFIAHFIDGMNVGDLETLVSIAGSLGIDKEEAKNILSSEEFDQDVNHDIQEAANNGITGVPFFILNGKYAVSGAQPVELFQNALQQTYDETVTPKNLTDNGASCDTNGCEI; this comes from the coding sequence ATGAAAGTAGAAATCTGGTCAGACGTGATGTGTCCGTTTTGCTATATAGGTAAAAATAATTTTGAAGAGGCTTTGAAAAAGATGCCTTTCAAAGACGAAGTGGAAGTAGAGTGGAAAAGCTTTCAGCTTGACCCGACTTTGGATCCTAAAGAAACAAAAAACACCTTCGAATATTTTAAAGAAAAGAAAGGCTTTCCGGAAGTTCAGGCCCAACAAATGATCGGTCAGGTTTTGCAGATGGGAAAAGGTGCGGGAATAGATTTTAATTTTGAAAAAGCCTTAATTACAAATACTTTTTCTGCCCACAAATTGGTGCACTTGGCTAAAAAGTATAACAAGTCCGGTGAAATGGAAGAAGCTCTTTTCATTGCTCACTTCATCGACGGAATGAATGTTGGGGATCTTGAAACACTGGTTTCTATTGCCGGTTCTTTAGGAATTGATAAAGAAGAAGCTAAAAATATTTTATCCTCAGAAGAATTTGATCAGGATGTGAATCATGATATTCAGGAAGCTGCAAATAATGGCATTACAGGAGTTCCTTTTTTTATTTTAAATGGAAAATATGCAGTTTCAGGAGCGCAACCTGTTGAACTTTTTCAGAATGCTCTTCAACAGACCTATGACGAAACTGTTACTCCCAAAAATCTTACTGATAACGGAGCTTCTTGTGATACAAACGGTTGTGAAATTTAA
- a CDS encoding MFS transporter: MQLNSTSGISRTVIWLMSVISGLVVANNYYNQPLLGLISKDLNVPESAASKISVLTQLGYAAGLLLIVPLGDKLFRKKLILIDLVLVFASLLWMTFAQDLWMLYAASLLIGVTSVIPQLFIPIAAELSSDKEKSSNIGIVMSGLLLGILLSRFIGGIVGEIWGWRAMFGIAAGVMILVWIAVYKMLPELQPNFKGTYSELMKSVFHLAKTQPVLRLASFRGAMAFGSMCALFTTLVFHMEKPPFNAGSSVVGSFGLAGAVGALAAAKVGKLQQFLDLNRIIFYSLLVVLGSWAFTYFAGETYWGLIVGVILVDLGVQSSHIMNQTNYFLIKSNAVNRLNTVYMVSYFIGGSLGTWTASIAWQYAQWNGVCFVGATMAVLALIAHLIFSKRVKLA; this comes from the coding sequence ATGCAGTTGAATTCTACCAGCGGTATTTCACGTACCGTAATTTGGTTGATGTCCGTTATTTCAGGACTTGTTGTGGCAAATAATTATTACAATCAGCCTTTATTAGGTCTTATTTCGAAGGATTTAAACGTTCCTGAAAGTGCAGCAAGCAAAATTTCTGTCCTTACTCAATTGGGTTATGCAGCCGGATTATTGTTAATTGTTCCTTTGGGAGATAAACTTTTCCGGAAAAAGCTCATTTTAATAGATCTTGTTTTAGTTTTTGCATCATTATTGTGGATGACGTTTGCGCAGGATCTTTGGATGTTGTATGCCGCAAGTTTATTGATCGGCGTAACTTCTGTAATCCCGCAACTATTCATTCCCATTGCTGCAGAATTGTCTTCGGATAAAGAAAAATCATCAAATATTGGCATCGTAATGTCCGGTTTATTATTAGGAATTTTATTATCACGCTTCATCGGAGGAATTGTCGGAGAAATATGGGGATGGAGAGCCATGTTCGGCATTGCGGCAGGAGTGATGATTCTTGTGTGGATTGCCGTTTACAAAATGCTTCCGGAATTACAGCCGAATTTTAAAGGAACTTACAGCGAATTAATGAAATCCGTATTTCATCTGGCAAAAACTCAACCTGTTTTACGATTAGCTTCTTTTCGTGGGGCAATGGCTTTCGGATCAATGTGTGCTTTGTTTACAACCCTGGTTTTTCATATGGAGAAACCGCCGTTCAATGCTGGATCATCGGTGGTAGGAAGTTTTGGTCTTGCGGGAGCTGTCGGAGCTTTGGCTGCAGCAAAAGTGGGAAAATTGCAGCAGTTTTTAGATCTGAACAGGATTATTTTTTATTCATTATTGGTTGTTTTAGGAAGCTGGGCGTTTACTTATTTTGCGGGAGAAACATATTGGGGACTGATCGTAGGAGTAATTTTGGTTGATTTAGGCGTGCAATCGAGTCATATTATGAATCAGACCAATTATTTTTTAATTAAATCAAATGCAGTCAACAGATTGAATACCGTGTATATGGTTTCCTATTTTATCGGAGGTTCTTTAGGAACATGGACAGCCTCGATTGCCTGGCAATATGCACAATGGAACGGTGTATGTTTCGTTGGTGCAACAATGGCAGTTTTAGCATTGATTGCGCATTTAATATTCAGTAAAAGAGTTAAATTAGCTTAA
- a CDS encoding MBL fold metallo-hydrolase, whose product MKIIPLKEGNFSTNKIKDFTLLTDENFDALKGIKMSVQPFLIVTENDIVLLDAGIGWKNESGETVISEILKKENIRPDQITKILLSHLHKDHIETTITRNENGFEATFPNAEIYIQRRELDFAMENQDNYSFDFDTLEKLIELDNIVWMDEDKGKITDEISFEVVGGHTPFMQVFWIKENDEIIFYGADDLPQESYLKYHLAYKTDFDGRKAMELRLKWQKEAIENHWKILLYHDLNKAVLEY is encoded by the coding sequence ATGAAAATTATACCATTAAAAGAAGGAAATTTTTCTACAAATAAGATAAAAGACTTTACATTATTAACAGATGAAAATTTTGATGCGCTTAAAGGAATTAAGATGTCGGTTCAGCCTTTTCTGATCGTTACAGAAAATGATATTGTTCTTTTAGATGCAGGAATCGGATGGAAAAATGAAAGCGGGGAAACGGTAATTTCTGAAATTCTTAAAAAAGAAAATATTCGGCCGGATCAAATAACCAAAATATTACTTTCACACCTGCACAAAGATCATATAGAAACAACAATAACCCGTAATGAAAACGGTTTTGAAGCTACTTTTCCGAATGCGGAAATTTACATTCAAAGGCGTGAATTAGACTTTGCAATGGAAAATCAAGATAATTATTCTTTTGATTTTGATACACTCGAAAAACTAATTGAGCTGGATAATATCGTCTGGATGGATGAAGATAAAGGTAAAATTACAGATGAAATTTCTTTCGAAGTTGTCGGCGGACACACTCCTTTTATGCAGGTTTTTTGGATTAAAGAAAACGATGAAATTATCTTCTACGGAGCCGATGATCTTCCACAGGAATCTTATTTAAAATACCATTTGGCATATAAAACTGATTTTGATGGCAGAAAAGCAATGGAATTAAGGCTAAAATGGCAAAAAGAAGCCATTGAAAATCACTGGAAAATATTGTTGTATCACGATCTGAACAAAGCTGTTTTAGAATATTAA
- a CDS encoding helix-turn-helix transcriptional regulator, whose product MRNETNKFNLENLNQKIFVQDEILTLAKENSPRLLNKFRLVDPDFFSKLSAIQPNLKNSELIFCIYLKLNLTTKEIATYTFVTPKAIQNRKNRLRKKLSIASNVDIYKWFNDL is encoded by the coding sequence ATGAGAAACGAAACAAACAAATTCAATTTAGAAAACTTAAACCAGAAGATTTTTGTACAAGACGAAATTTTAACGTTAGCAAAAGAAAATTCTCCGCGTCTGTTGAATAAGTTCAGATTAGTTGATCCGGATTTTTTTAGTAAACTGTCTGCAATCCAGCCTAATCTTAAAAATTCTGAATTGATTTTTTGTATTTATTTAAAACTCAATTTAACGACCAAAGAAATTGCAACTTATACATTTGTCACCCCAAAAGCCATTCAGAACAGAAAGAACAGGCTTAGAAAAAAGTTGAGCATAGCCTCAAATGTCGATATTTATAAATGGTTTAATGATCTTTAA
- a CDS encoding chloramphenicol acetyltransferase: MTIIDIESWNRKEHFEFFSKMASPYFGFTTEVDCTKAYEKAYEKGYSFFAYYLHKSMVAANSVDELRLRIVDNQVVLYDEVHGGSTIGREDGTFGFSFFHYSESFEIFNEELQKEIKSVQNSKGLGISNDILPINHIRHTTIPWNSFSAVLHPTNFDPKECIPKITFGKFSIREGKKYLPVSIEAHHGLADGIHLARYIEAFQWQLDQ, from the coding sequence ATGACGATAATAGATATTGAAAGTTGGAACAGAAAGGAACATTTTGAATTTTTCTCTAAAATGGCAAGTCCATATTTCGGTTTTACAACAGAAGTTGACTGTACAAAAGCTTATGAAAAAGCTTACGAAAAAGGATATTCTTTCTTTGCTTACTATCTTCACAAATCTATGGTTGCGGCAAATTCTGTAGATGAATTGAGATTGAGAATTGTAGATAACCAAGTGGTTTTATATGATGAAGTACATGGCGGAAGTACAATAGGAAGAGAAGATGGCACATTTGGCTTTTCATTTTTCCATTATTCTGAAAGTTTTGAAATTTTTAATGAAGAATTACAAAAAGAGATAAAATCGGTACAAAACTCTAAAGGTCTGGGAATAAGCAATGATATTTTGCCAATCAACCATATCAGGCATACTACAATTCCCTGGAATTCTTTCAGCGCAGTGCTGCATCCGACCAATTTTGATCCTAAAGAATGCATTCCAAAAATTACATTTGGTAAATTTTCTATCCGTGAAGGTAAAAAATATCTTCCTGTTTCTATTGAAGCCCATCATGGTTTAGCAGACGGAATTCATTTAGCCAGATATATTGAAGCATTTCAATGGCAGCTTGACCAATAA
- a CDS encoding NAD(P)-dependent oxidoreductase, producing MAQEKLGFIGLGNMGHPMAKNLEKAGFLLSVYNRTIEKTVDFKEKSTVYQNISDLVKNSDIIFTMLTNDEAVKAVYEEVLALNIAGKLFIDMSTISPQISNEMSNAVKIKEGSFIDAPVAGSTKPATDGTLIIMVGGEEKDLQKALPYLQKLGKQVKHLGENGKGLAAKISVNYFISTIYQGLAETVLLSDKFGIERKDMLEIINESASGSGATKVKTPLLIDENYDAAFALDLMLKDILLAKNAGADFPLSKTLVETYQGAHDAGFGKDDVIGIINYLKKL from the coding sequence ATGGCTCAGGAAAAATTAGGTTTCATCGGCTTGGGAAACATGGGACATCCGATGGCAAAAAATTTAGAAAAAGCAGGGTTTTTACTTTCTGTTTATAATCGGACGATCGAAAAGACGGTTGATTTTAAAGAAAAATCAACCGTTTATCAAAATATTTCAGATTTGGTAAAAAATTCGGATATAATTTTCACGATGTTAACCAATGACGAAGCTGTAAAAGCCGTTTACGAAGAAGTTTTAGCATTAAATATTGCAGGAAAATTATTCATTGATATGAGTACAATTTCACCCCAAATAAGTAATGAGATGTCAAATGCTGTCAAAATAAAGGAAGGTTCATTTATTGATGCTCCGGTTGCAGGAAGCACAAAACCTGCTACAGACGGTACTTTAATCATAATGGTAGGCGGAGAAGAAAAAGACCTGCAGAAAGCTCTTCCCTATCTTCAGAAATTAGGAAAACAGGTAAAACATTTAGGTGAGAACGGTAAAGGTTTGGCTGCAAAAATATCGGTAAACTATTTTATTTCAACGATTTATCAGGGTTTGGCAGAAACTGTTTTATTATCTGATAAGTTCGGAATAGAACGAAAAGATATGCTTGAAATAATCAATGAAAGTGCAAGTGGAAGTGGCGCTACGAAAGTAAAAACTCCTTTGCTGATTGATGAAAATTATGACGCGGCTTTTGCTTTGGATCTAATGTTAAAAGATATTTTGCTTGCAAAAAATGCAGGTGCAGATTTCCCGTTGTCTAAAACTTTGGTAGAAACTTATCAAGGTGCTCATGATGCAGGTTTTGGGAAAGATGATGTTATTGGAATTATTAATTATTTAAAAAAACTATAA
- a CDS encoding TetR/AcrR family transcriptional regulator has product MKKSEATRLTILQKAFELIYINGYQTTSVDEIIATTQVTKGAFYYHFKTKDEMGLAIINELMIPSFKNTFIEPFQVVVNPLDTIYNLMYYLLMENENLKVEYGCPASNFTQEMAPWNIDFTKALNRLSNQWEKVMIEAIEIGKENGIIKNKVIGKEVAIFVISGYWGVRNLGKLENSKEVYLVYLKGLKSYLDALR; this is encoded by the coding sequence ATGAAAAAATCGGAAGCAACCCGTCTTACAATTCTTCAAAAAGCATTTGAGCTGATTTATATAAATGGTTATCAAACGACCAGTGTCGACGAAATTATTGCAACGACTCAGGTGACGAAAGGTGCCTTCTATTATCATTTTAAAACAAAAGACGAAATGGGTTTGGCAATCATTAACGAACTCATGATCCCCAGCTTTAAAAATACTTTCATTGAACCTTTTCAAGTTGTTGTAAACCCATTAGATACCATTTATAATTTAATGTATTATTTATTAATGGAAAATGAAAATCTAAAGGTAGAATATGGTTGTCCCGCTTCTAATTTTACTCAAGAAATGGCTCCGTGGAATATTGATTTTACAAAGGCTTTGAACAGACTGTCTAACCAGTGGGAGAAAGTAATGATCGAAGCTATTGAAATAGGCAAGGAAAACGGAATAATTAAAAATAAAGTTATTGGGAAAGAAGTTGCCATTTTTGTGATATCAGGATATTGGGGAGTAAGAAATTTGGGTAAATTAGAAAATTCTAAAGAAGTGTATCTTGTTTATTTAAAAGGGCTTAAATCATACCTTGATGCGTTGAGATAA
- a CDS encoding DUF3817 domain-containing protein: MINLFKTKIGRLRIIAILEGISLLTLVFIAVPMKYAFENPSFVKLMGPIHGSLFLLFLFNTLSAGVEQNWKFKDITWKVLLACIIPFGTFYIDRKILSKL; encoded by the coding sequence ATGATCAATTTATTTAAAACTAAAATCGGACGTTTAAGAATCATTGCAATTTTGGAAGGAATTTCATTATTAACTTTAGTATTTATAGCTGTTCCTATGAAATATGCATTTGAAAATCCTTCTTTTGTAAAATTGATGGGCCCGATTCATGGCTCATTATTCCTTCTTTTTTTATTTAATACATTGAGCGCCGGTGTCGAACAAAACTGGAAGTTTAAAGACATAACATGGAAAGTACTTTTGGCGTGTATTATCCCTTTCGGAACATTTTATATTGATAGAAAAATTTTAAGCAAATTATGA
- a CDS encoding rhodanese-like domain-containing protein — protein sequence MRNILAFLGIILLIYVIYRVYKYQTLDNGLGKLVKNGAIILDVRTEKEYETGHIEGSQNISLGTIRERYVELDSNKTYITVCSHGLRSVKVENILKEKGFKNIYNGGAWIDLQKSLHLKTSENK from the coding sequence ATGAGAAATATTTTGGCTTTTTTGGGAATTATCCTTTTGATATATGTAATTTATCGTGTTTACAAATATCAGACTTTAGACAATGGTTTAGGTAAATTAGTTAAAAACGGAGCCATAATTTTAGATGTAAGAACAGAAAAAGAATATGAAACCGGACATATTGAGGGTTCACAGAATATTTCGTTAGGAACAATCAGAGAGAGGTATGTTGAACTCGATTCGAATAAAACCTATATCACCGTTTGTTCACATGGTTTAAGAAGTGTAAAAGTTGAGAATATTTTAAAAGAAAAAGGTTTTAAAAATATTTATAACGGCGGTGCATGGATTGATTTACAGAAAAGCCTGCACTTAAAAACTTCAGAAAATAAATAA
- a CDS encoding pyridoxamine 5'-phosphate oxidase family protein: MSTENLTQSEAIKKIKELSESAKICMFCTELDTVPINSRPMTLQETDDEGNLWFISGDTSNKNFEIKDDRRVQLFFMNNSDYQYLSVFGEASIYKDKSTIEEKWSPMAKAWFEEGKNDPDVSIIRVEPKETYYWDTKAGKLVSLFTFVASAITGKTTNNSDGVEGNATI, translated from the coding sequence ATGTCAACAGAAAATCTTACACAATCAGAAGCGATTAAGAAAATTAAAGAACTTTCGGAAAGTGCAAAAATCTGTATGTTTTGTACAGAACTGGATACCGTTCCTATCAATTCCCGACCAATGACTTTACAGGAAACAGACGATGAAGGGAATCTTTGGTTCATCAGCGGTGATACCAGCAATAAAAATTTTGAAATAAAGGATGACCGAAGAGTACAGTTGTTCTTTATGAATAATTCTGATTATCAGTATCTTTCAGTGTTCGGAGAAGCTTCAATCTATAAAGATAAATCAACTATTGAAGAAAAATGGTCGCCCATGGCAAAAGCATGGTTTGAAGAAGGAAAAAACGATCCTGATGTTTCTATTATCCGCGTAGAACCGAAAGAAACGTATTATTGGGATACAAAAGCTGGAAAACTGGTAAGCTTATTCACTTTTGTTGCCTCTGCAATTACAGGGAAAACGACAAATAATTCTGACGGTGTAGAAGGAAATGCAACGATTTGA
- a CDS encoding Atu1372/SO_1960 family protein, with protein MKKRFTLFVLILLNITNIMAQNKAKVLVLIHSDNGGTYELAKEIAKGIESGDNATAIIKQVKESQNSKLSNIPVARVDELPAYDGIAFGSPVYFGNISTGMSEFLSKTVDLWTNHALEGMPATVFMSAGSGAGKELAIQSFWNSLAVHGMVLVSNGIRGYEGINHSIPQGNTVLGTTTMASLKDVERPTKDEKQLAQLQGKNFAKIALALKGTINKKEIAITEKPQNFNQILKEKGIILPEVPKPAGNYKPFVRSGNLIFINQVALKDGKILNPGKLGITVNEQQVKDAAKVTILNVLSVLNEAVGGDLSKVKQCVQLTGIFNTKDDYTNHAGLMNTASDLVVEVFGDKGKHARATLGASSLPVNSSVEIQAIFEIE; from the coding sequence ATGAAAAAACGATTTACTCTTTTTGTTCTAATTTTATTAAATATCACCAATATTATGGCACAAAATAAAGCTAAAGTACTTGTTCTTATCCATTCTGATAATGGAGGAACCTACGAACTGGCAAAAGAAATTGCGAAAGGAATTGAAAGTGGCGATAACGCAACAGCAATTATAAAACAGGTAAAAGAATCTCAGAATTCAAAACTCAGCAATATCCCTGTTGCAAGAGTTGATGAACTTCCAGCTTATGACGGAATTGCTTTTGGCTCACCAGTTTATTTCGGAAATATAAGCACGGGAATGAGTGAATTTTTGTCTAAAACTGTTGATCTCTGGACAAATCATGCGCTGGAAGGAATGCCTGCAACAGTTTTCATGTCTGCGGGAAGTGGGGCAGGAAAGGAGTTGGCTATTCAGTCTTTTTGGAACAGTCTTGCCGTCCACGGAATGGTTTTGGTTTCAAATGGAATTCGCGGTTATGAAGGTATAAATCATTCTATTCCCCAAGGAAATACAGTTTTAGGAACGACGACAATGGCTTCTTTAAAAGATGTTGAAAGACCAACAAAAGATGAAAAACAATTGGCTCAGCTTCAGGGGAAAAATTTCGCAAAAATAGCTCTTGCGTTAAAAGGGACAATCAATAAAAAAGAGATAGCAATTACCGAAAAACCTCAGAATTTTAATCAGATTTTAAAAGAAAAGGGCATTATTTTGCCGGAAGTTCCGAAGCCGGCAGGAAATTACAAACCATTTGTACGTTCAGGAAACCTTATTTTTATTAATCAGGTTGCATTAAAAGACGGAAAAATTTTAAATCCCGGAAAATTAGGTATTACTGTAAATGAACAGCAGGTAAAAGACGCTGCAAAAGTTACTATACTGAATGTTTTATCTGTTCTCAATGAAGCTGTTGGCGGAGATTTAAGTAAAGTAAAACAATGCGTCCAGCTAACAGGAATTTTTAATACAAAAGATGATTATACCAACCATGCAGGTTTGATGAATACTGCTTCAGATCTGGTTGTAGAAGTTTTTGGCGATAAAGGAAAACATGCAAGAGCGACATTGGGAGCATCTTCACTTCCGGTAAATTCTTCTGTTGAAATTCAGGCGATTTTTGAAATAGAGTAG
- a CDS encoding AraC family transcriptional regulator yields the protein MQNDKIKCGLKERTDSQFIDTIEKEAYVWCEKNWKHDDNEHSHTRSQLTFVEEGYQYFYIDQKIYLVPQNHVIWIPSGKAHRITSEAKTVNLMVFLFKSVFNENFYQNVQVFAVNSVLKEMLLYASKWSQSLTEDEEQEIFFKAILKSLPNFCKESSFLEIPVPKNERLIPVCHYINLNFKYNLDVDLLAEKAKMSVRSLQRIFKNETGITLQKYHQLTRILKSIELIDTKQYTLSQIAYFVGYQSLSAFTSSYFSIMKSKPKINKEKF from the coding sequence ATGCAGAACGACAAAATAAAATGTGGCTTAAAGGAACGGACTGATAGTCAATTTATAGATACAATAGAAAAAGAGGCTTATGTCTGGTGCGAAAAGAACTGGAAACATGATGACAACGAGCATTCACATACTCGGTCGCAGCTGACATTTGTGGAAGAAGGCTATCAGTACTTTTATATTGATCAGAAAATTTATCTGGTTCCACAAAATCATGTTATTTGGATACCGTCCGGAAAAGCACATAGAATTACTTCTGAAGCAAAAACGGTAAATCTGATGGTTTTTCTGTTTAAATCTGTTTTTAATGAAAATTTTTATCAGAATGTTCAGGTTTTTGCTGTTAATTCTGTTTTAAAAGAGATGCTTTTGTACGCCTCAAAATGGTCTCAGTCTTTAACTGAAGATGAAGAACAGGAGATATTTTTTAAAGCAATTTTAAAAAGTCTTCCTAATTTTTGCAAGGAAAGCAGCTTCTTAGAAATTCCTGTTCCGAAAAATGAAAGATTGATTCCTGTTTGTCATTACATTAATTTGAATTTTAAATATAATCTGGATGTAGATCTATTGGCCGAAAAGGCTAAGATGTCAGTCAGAAGCCTGCAGAGGATTTTTAAAAATGAAACAGGAATTACCCTTCAAAAATATCATCAATTGACAAGGATTTTAAAAAGTATAGAACTTATTGATACCAAACAATATACACTGAGTCAGATAGCCTACTTTGTTGGTTATCAAAGTTTATCGGCATTCACTTCTTCCTATTTTTCGATTATGAAATCAAAACCTAAAATTAATAAAGAGAAGTTCTAA